A genomic window from Camelus ferus isolate YT-003-E chromosome 9, BCGSAC_Cfer_1.0, whole genome shotgun sequence includes:
- the NRAS gene encoding GTPase NRas, whose translation MTEYKLVVVGAGGVGKSALTIQLIQNHFVDEYDPTIEDSYRKQVVIDGETCLLDILDTAGQEEYSAMRDQYMRTGEGFLCVFAINNSKSFADINLYREQIKRVKDSDDVPMVLVGNKCDLPTRTVDTKQAHELAKSYGIPFIETSAKTRQGVEDAFYTLVREIRQYRMKKLNSSDDGTQGCMGLPCVVM comes from the exons ATGACTGAGTACAAACTGGTGGTGGTTGGAGcaggtggtgttgggaaaagCGCACTGACAATCCAGCTAATCCAGAACCACTTTGTAGATGAATATGATCCCACCATAGAG GATTCTTACCGAAAACAAGTGGTTATAGATGGTGAAACCTGTCTGTTGGACATACTGGATACAGCTGGACAAGAGGAGTACAGTGCCATGAGAGACCAATACATGAGGACAGGCGAAGGCTTCCTTTGTGTATTTGCCATCAATAATAGCAaatcatttgcagatattaaccTCTACAG GGAACAGATTAAACGAGTAAAAGACTCAGATGATGTACCTATGGTGCTAGTAGGAAACAAGTGTGATTTGCCAACAAGGACAGTTGACACAAAACAAGCCCATGAACTGGCCAAGAGTTATGGGATTCCATTCATCGAAACCTCAGCCAAGACCAGACAG gGTGTTGAAGATGCCTTTTATACACTGGTAAGAGAAATACGTCAGTACCGAATGAAAAAACTCAACAGCAGTGATGATGGAACTCAAGGTTGTATGGGGTTGCCGTGTGTGGTGATGTAA